In one Winogradskyella sp. MH6 genomic region, the following are encoded:
- the rpmA gene encoding 50S ribosomal protein L27, with amino-acid sequence MAHKKGVGSSKNGRESESKRLGVKIFGGQAAVAGNIIVRQRGNTHHPGENVYQGKDHTLHAKVDGIVTFTKKKDNKSYVSIAPFEA; translated from the coding sequence ATGGCTCATAAAAAAGGAGTTGGTAGTTCTAAAAACGGTAGAGAATCAGAATCGAAACGCTTAGGTGTTAAGATTTTTGGTGGTCAAGCTGCTGTTGCTGGGAACATTATCGTAAGACAAAGAGGTAACACGCATCACCCAGGTGAAAACGTATACCAAGGAAAAGACCACACTTTACACGCTAAAGTTGATGGTATCGTAACATTTACTAAGAAAAAAGACAATAAGTCTTATGTTTCTATAGCACCATTTGAGGCTTAA
- the rplU gene encoding 50S ribosomal protein L21, whose product MYAIVEIAGQQFKVAKDQKVFVNRLSTEEGKKVDFDNVLLIGDGDNITLGAPAIDGAQVSAKVLKHLKGDKVIVFKKKRRKGYRVKNGHRQALTEIVIESITASGAKKAAPKKETKKAEPKAEKAAPKATGKADDLKKIEGVGPKIASTLAEAGLATFADIAKSTPEAISEIISDVRGNHVTDTWPAQAKLAAEGKWDELKKWQDELDGGKA is encoded by the coding sequence ATGTACGCAATTGTAGAGATAGCAGGGCAGCAATTTAAAGTTGCGAAAGACCAAAAAGTTTTTGTTAACCGTTTATCTACTGAAGAAGGTAAAAAAGTTGATTTTGACAATGTACTTCTTATAGGTGATGGTGACAATATTACTTTAGGCGCCCCAGCTATAGACGGAGCACAAGTAAGTGCAAAAGTCTTAAAGCACCTTAAAGGTGACAAAGTAATAGTTTTCAAAAAGAAAAGACGTAAAGGTTACCGTGTAAAAAATGGTCACAGACAAGCCTTAACAGAAATCGTTATTGAAAGCATTACTGCTTCTGGAGCTAAGAAAGCTGCTCCAAAGAAGGAAACTAAAAAAGCTGAACCAAAAGCCGAAAAGGCAGCTCCAAAAGCAACTGGTAAAGCTGATGATTTAAAGAAAATTGAAGGTGTTGGTCCAAAAATCGCTTCTACTTTAGCAGAAGCTGGTTTAGCAACTTTTGCTGATATAGCAAAATCTACACCTGAAGCAATTTCTGAAATCATTTCAGATGTTCGTGGTAACCATGTTACTGACACTTGGCCAGCACAAGCTAAATTAGCTGCTGAAGGTAAGTGGGACGAGCTTAAAAAATGGCAAGACGAATTAGATGGTGGTAAAGCATAA